TCTACTATGACCGCGGCCCCGCTTACGGACTCGAGGGCGGTCCGGCCGTGGACGAGACCCGTTACATCGAGATCTGGAACCTGGTGTTCATGCAGTACCAGCTCTCCGCCGTGCGGTCCAAGACGGACTTCGACGTGGCCGGGGAACTGCCGCAGAAGAACATTGACACGGGCCTTGGCCTGGAGCGCCTGGCCATGATTCTCCAGGGCGTGGAGAACATGTACGAGACCGACCAGGTCCGCCCCGTCCTGGACAAGGCGGCCGAGCTCTCGGGCAAGACCTACACCAGCGCCGAAGACCCCTCGGATCCGCACCACGCCGACGACGTCAAGATGCGCGTCGTGGCCGACCACGTCCGGTCCGCCCTGATGCTGATCTCGGACGGCGTGAGCCCCTCCAACGAAGGCCGCGGCTACGTGCTGCGCCGCCTGATCCGCCGTGCGGTCCGCAGCATGCGCCTGCTCGGCGTGGAAACCGCCGTCCTGCCCGAACTGCTTCCGGTCTCCCGCGACGCCATGAAGGGCACGTACCCCGAGGTTGAAACCGACTTCGCCCGCATCAGCCGCATCGCCTACGCCGAGGAAAAGGCGTTCCTGCGCACCATTGCCTCCGGCACCGAGCGCCTTGAGGAAGCCGTCAAGGAATCCCAGGCCGCCAACAAGCCGCTGTCCGGCGAAGACGCCTTCACCCTGCATGACACGTATGGTTTCCCGATCGACCTCACGCTGGAAATGGCTGAAGAAGCCGGCCTGTTGGTTGACGAAGCCGGATTCCGTTCCCTGATGCAGGAACAGCGCCAGCGCGCCCAGGCCGATGCCCGCGGCAAGAAGCACGGCCACAACGACGTTTCGGTGTTCAACGAGCTGCTGGCCGCCGGACAGACCGTGTTCACCGGCTATGACGAGCTGACCAGCGAATCCTCGGTCCGCGGGATCATCTCCGGCGGTGCCCGGGTTCCTCACGCCGGACAGGGTTCGGAAATCTCCCTGGTGCTGAACGAGACCCCGTTCTACGCCGAAGCCGGCGGCCAGGCCGCAGACACCGGCCTCATCACCGGAGACGGATTTGTCCTGGAAGTGCAGGATGTCCAGCGCCCGGTCAAGGGCCTGAGCGTCCACAAGGCCATTGTCCGCGAGGGTGAAATCGCGGAGGGCTCGGCAGTGCTGGCCGCCGTCGACGCCCAGCGCCGCCACGAGGCGGAGCAGGCGCACTCGGGTACGCACATTGTGCATGCCGCCCTGCACCAGATCCTCGGCCCGGAGGCGCTGCAGCGCGGCTCCTTCAACAAGGCCGGCTACCTCCGCTTCGACTTCTCCTGGGGCGAGGGGCTGTCCGACGCCGCCAAGGCCGAAATCGAAGAGGTGTCCAACCTCGCCATCCGGAGCAACTACCAGGTCGAGACGAAAATCATGTCCCTGGCCGAGGCGAAGGCCCTGGGTGCCACGGCGCTCTTCGGCGAAGCTTACGGCGACAGCGTGCGGGTAGTCGAAATGAACGGCGACTGGTCGCGTGAACTCTGCGGCGGCACGCACGTGGAGTCGACGTCGCGCATTGGCAGCCTCACCCTGCTGGGGGAGCAGTCCGTTGGATCCGGAAACCGCCGCGTCGAGGCCTTCGTGGGCATGGACGCCTTCCGCCACCTGGCCGCGGAACGCGCCCTGGTGAACGAGCTTTCGGAAATGCTCAAGGTTCCCTCCGTCCAGCTCCCGGACCGCCTGGCCGCCACCCTGGCCAAACTGAAGGCCACCGAAAAGGAACTTGAGCGTCTGCGCCGCGAGCATCTGGCCGCTTCCGCCGCCGCGCTTGTCAGCAAGGCAGTGGATGTTGACGGTGTCCGTGTTCTTGCGCACGACGCCGGATCGGGTGCGGGCGCCGATGACCTCCGCACTCTGGCCCTTGACCTGCGTTCCCGCCTGGGCAGCGGCGCCGCCGTGGTGGCAGTTGCCGGTGTGTCGAACAACCGTCCCGTGGTCATTGTTGCCACCAACGAGG
This genomic interval from Arthrobacter citreus contains the following:
- the alaS gene encoding alanine--tRNA ligase, which produces MKSHEIARRWLDFFSDKGHTVVPSASLVTNDPSLLFTVAGMVPFIPYLTAREKAPYKRATSVQKCIRTADIEEVGKTARHGTFFQMAGNFSFGDYFKEDAITFAWELLTSSVDKGGFGLDPERLWVTVYEDGDERDDEARAIWRDKIGIPNERIIGTGKADNYWNTGQAGPGGPCSEIYYDRGPAYGLEGGPAVDETRYIEIWNLVFMQYQLSAVRSKTDFDVAGELPQKNIDTGLGLERLAMILQGVENMYETDQVRPVLDKAAELSGKTYTSAEDPSDPHHADDVKMRVVADHVRSALMLISDGVSPSNEGRGYVLRRLIRRAVRSMRLLGVETAVLPELLPVSRDAMKGTYPEVETDFARISRIAYAEEKAFLRTIASGTERLEEAVKESQAANKPLSGEDAFTLHDTYGFPIDLTLEMAEEAGLLVDEAGFRSLMQEQRQRAQADARGKKHGHNDVSVFNELLAAGQTVFTGYDELTSESSVRGIISGGARVPHAGQGSEISLVLNETPFYAEAGGQAADTGLITGDGFVLEVQDVQRPVKGLSVHKAIVREGEIAEGSAVLAAVDAQRRHEAEQAHSGTHIVHAALHQILGPEALQRGSFNKAGYLRFDFSWGEGLSDAAKAEIEEVSNLAIRSNYQVETKIMSLAEAKALGATALFGEAYGDSVRVVEMNGDWSRELCGGTHVESTSRIGSLTLLGEQSVGSGNRRVEAFVGMDAFRHLAAERALVNELSEMLKVPSVQLPDRLAATLAKLKATEKELERLRREHLAASAAALVSKAVDVDGVRVLAHDAGSGAGADDLRTLALDLRSRLGSGAAVVAVAGVSNNRPVVIVATNEEARSAGVKAGALVKTAAGVLGGGGGGKDDVAQGGGSDAAKVGEALTAIQAAVANRG